A DNA window from Vespula vulgaris chromosome 18, iyVesVulg1.1, whole genome shotgun sequence contains the following coding sequences:
- the LOC127070477 gene encoding calpain-D-like isoform X2 produces MILVKSIDKDSSVSNVLKKRLRYSSWSGNICDKEPLKRSTSVPSLVTRWTCIRCLLDNSCSSTLVCAACDASFSIAQLDERQIGARKGKKLNQCKTKQEPNVKLLKNAVFGRLTKNLDAGYSITYTPSNAKRVYNKGMAQLTSISRSERGRNVREEWTLPTLETMDPTSLPYSDNAESSQRSPKRHSPSMYERVKSKVSRSLSNGSVVQKLSELVIQRPTSLVVSEAHQDDALWSCDNCTLDNAPGLEQCEACEAPRSPAPCSGVVISVPAWETRALSSAGPLSYRRSFSDVNSITNVTQRKTINRRSLNDEEPPAVPPHSIGFTSKPKYSYIGISEPDVPPPLPKKQSSKLGLLATKAHSEATSPVSDVASVSPLKRMWTCQKCSYAYNPLWSVACDICGSPRSPPSLTQPSLITVTKDGASCPMRVQSPIIVSRDSVRYIPPKSATLATAESDLDDQLDPPPSPVWTCKKCTLLNAASRTTCEACGGSKLKSIMHLEDATLRKGESWVCPSCTLRNPLSAQTCNACKTLADFLEVPKDNRIQGQRSPSPRLCQPANSKVVAQKYKNSVRRNGSSIADKRHSRSKDPSHTQWQCKLCTYENKSTNRTCEMCQSSKTLSEASGDRPRLIEAGTSTLTMQRQESVVMENLRQLEEREALEKWERIVRYCKETNEPFVDDSFPPAPKSLYYNPADTKDNHVVQWRRPHQINVDSSVDSKLPWAVFRTPLPSDISQGVLGNCWLLSALAVLAESDELVRRVLVMRETCPEGAYQVRLCKDGKWTTVLVDDLLPCDKRGHLVYSQAKRKQLWVPLIEKAVAKIHGCYEALVSGRAIEGLATLTGAPCESVPLQPSALPSEDELDKDLIWAQLLSSRQAMFLMGASCGGGNMKVDEEEYQRKGLRPRHAYSVLDVRDVQGIRLLRLRNPWGHYSWKGDWSDDSPIWTPQLREMLMPHGASDGVFWISFDDVLKYFDCIDICKTRVGWSEVRLRGTLPPLSSLRHLSCVLLTVLEPTETEFTLFQEGQRNSEKSQRSQLDLCVVVFRTRSPAAPEVGRLVEHSKRQVRGFVGCHKMLERDLYIVVCLAFNHWHTGMEDTSSYPEYVLAIHSSKRLLVEQISPPAFVLADAIISLTLAKGQRHEGREGMTAYYLTKGWAGLVVMVENRHVNKWIHVKCDCHESYNVVSTRGQLRTADSVPPLHRQVIIVLTQLEGSGGFSIAHRLTHRLANSGNLHDWGPPDTQHHPQIDTQVEGLHSPRLIT; encoded by the exons ATGATCCTGGTGAAAAG CATTGATAAGGATTCGTCTGTATCCAATGTTCTTAAGAAGAGACTACGTTATAGTTCGTGGAGTGGGAATATCTGTGACAAAGAGCCGCTTAAACGATCCACTTCTGTACCTTCCCTAGTGACACGGTGGACCTGCATTCGTTGTTTGTTGGACAACAGTTGTAGCTCCACATTGGTTTGTGCAGCCTGTGATGCTAGTTTTTCTATAGCCCAGCTTGATGAAAGACAGATAGGAgcgaggaagggaaaaaaactTAATCAGTGTAAAACCAAACAAGAACCTAatgtaaaattgttaaaaaatgcAGTATTCGGACGTCTGACCAAAAATTTGGATGCTGGCTATAGTATAACGTATACTCCTTCTAATGCCAAGAGAGTTTATAACAAAG GTATGGCACAATTGACAAGTATAAGTCGcagtgaaagaggaagaaacgtaCGCGAGGAGTGGACATTACCTACGCTCGAAACGATGGATCCAACGTCGCTTCCCTACTCGGATAATGCGGAAAGTTCTCAACGTTCTCCTAAGCGTCACAGTCCTTCTATGTATGAAAGAGTTAAATCCAAAGTGAGTCGTTCTTTGTCTAATGGCTCCGTCGTACAAAAGCTCTCTGAACTCGTTATTCAAAGACCCACCAGCTTAGTAGTATCCGAAGCACATCAGGACGATGCCTTGTGGAGTTGCGATAATTGTACGCTCGATAACGCACCGGGATTGGAGCAATGCGAAGCGTGCGAAGCACCTAGAAGCCCAGCACCGTGCAGTGGTGTTGTTATCAGTGTTCCTGCTTGGGAGACACGCGCGTTGTCCTCGGCAGGTCCACTGTCTTATAGACGATCTTTCTCTGATGTCAATTCTATTACAAATGTGACTCAGAGGAAGACCATAAATCGTAGGAGTCTAAACGACGAAGAACCACCGGCGGTACCTCCACATTCCATTGGTTTCACCTCAAAACCAAAGTATTCTTATATAGGTATCAGCGAGCCTGATGTTCCACCACCATTGCCAAAGAAGCAAAGCAGCAAATTAGGTTTACTAGCCACCAAGGCACATAGCGAAGCTACCAGCCCTGTTAGTGATGTAGCCAGTGTGAGTCCTTTAAAACGTATGTGGACGTGTCAAAAGTGTTCTTATGCCTACAATCCTCTGTGGTCTGTGGCTTGCGATATTTGCGGTTCCCCTAGATCACCACCTTCTCTCACGCAACCTAGTTTAATAACTGTGACTAAGGATGGAGCTAGTTGTCCTATGCGAGTGCAGTCTCCTATTATAGTGTCACGAGACAGTGTCAGATATATCCCACCAAAATCGGCTACCTTGGCTACAGCAGAGTCTGATTTGGACGATCAGTTggatcctcctccttctccggTTTGGACTTGTAAGAAGTGTACATTACTTAACGCTGCTTCGCGAACTACGTGCGAAGCGTGTGGTGGCTCCAAACTTAAAAGCATAATGCACTTGGAGGATGCTACATTAAGAAAAGGGGAGAGTTGGGTATGCCCCTCGTGTACATTAAGGAATCCGCTATCAGCACAAACTTGTAATGCCTGTAAGACGTTAGCAGACTTTTTAGAAGTGCCCAAGGACAATAGAATTCAAGGACAAAGAAGTCCAAGTCCAAGACTTTGTCAACCAGCAAATTCAAAAGTTGTTgctcaaaaatataaaaattccgTACGAAGGAACGGTTCCTCGATAGCTGACAAAAGACATTCAAGATCCAAAGATCCGAGTCATACTCAA TGGCAATGTAAGCTGTGTACTTATGAAAATAAGAGTACAAACAGAACTTGCGAAATGTGCCAAAGCTCGAAGACCTTATCCGAAGCATCAGGGGATAGACCTAGACTTATCGAGGCTGGTACTAGTACACTTACGATGCAACGTCAGGAAAGTGTGGTAATGGAAAATTTAAGACAATTGGAGGAAAGAGAAGCACTAGAAAAATGGGAGCGTATAGTACGTTATTGTAAAGAG ACGAACGAGCCCTTCGTCGACGATTCATTTCCACCAGCTCCAAAATCTTTGTACTATAATCCCGCGGATACGAAAGATAATCACGTAGTTCAATGGAGAAGACCTCATCAAATTAACGTTGACTCGAGCGTCGACTCTAAACTGCCATGGGCTGTTTTTAGAACACCGTTGCCCTCAGATATTTCGCAAGGAGTTTTAGGAAATTGCTGGTTACTTTCAGCATTGGCCGTATTGGCAGAAAGCGACGAACTCGTAAGAAGGGTTCTCGTGATGAGAGAAACGTGTCCCGAAGGGGCTTATCAAGTTAGACTGTGTAAAGATGGAAAATGGACAACGGTATTGGTCGATGATCTCTTGCCTTGTGACAAAAGAGGTCACTTAGTATATTCACaggcaaaaagaaaacaacttTGGGTACCATTGATCGAAAAGGCCGTTGCTAAAATTCATGGTTGTTACGAAGCTTTGGTATCGGGTAGAGCTATTGAAGGTTTAGCTACGTTAACCGGCGCACCGTGCGAAAGCGTACCTTTGCAGCCTTCTGCATTACCAAGCGAAGATGAACTTGATAAGGATTTAATTTGGGCACAACTTTTGTCATCGAGACAAGCTATGTTTCTGATGGGTGCTAGCTGTGGTGGTGGTAATATGAAAGTCGACGAAGAAGAGTATCAAAGAAAAGGTTTAAGACCAAG GCACGCGTATTCCGTTCTCGACGTACGCGACGTTCAG GGAATACGTTTGTTGAGACTACGAAATCCCTGGGGTCATTACAGCTGGAAAGGAGATTGGTCCGACGATAGTCCTATATGGACTCCGCAATTACGAGAAATGTTAATGCCACACGGTGCTTCGGACGGCGTGTTTTGGATTTCCTTTGACGACgtgttaaaatatttcgattgcATAGATATATGCAAGACGAGAGTTGGTTGGAGCGAAGTTAGATTACGTGGTACGCTACCGCCTTTATCATCTCTTAGGCATTTATCGTGCGTATTGTTAACAGTATTAGAACCAACTGAGACTGAGTTCACACTATTCCAAGAGGGTCAAAG GAATTCTGAAAAGTCACAACGTTCTCAGTTAGATCTATGTGTGGTTGTATTTCGCACGCGGTCACCAGCAGCACCAGAAGTGGGGAGATTGGTAGAGCATAGTAAGCGGCAGGTACGAGGATTCGTTGGATGTCACAAAATGTTAGAAAGGGACTTGTATATAGTCGTATGTTTGGCATTTAATCATTGGCATACCGGTATGGAGGATACATCCAGCTATCCGGAGTATGTCCTCGCAATACATAGCTCTAAGAGACTTCTGGTAGAACAAATATCTCCTCCTGCGTTCGTATTGGCCGATGCGATTATAAGTTTAACGTTGGCGAAAGGACAGCGACACGag GGAAGAGAAGGTATGACGGCGTATTATTTAACCAAAGGATGGGCTGGTTTGGTGGTAATGGTGGAAAATCGTCATGTTAATAAATGGATACACGTAAAATGTGACTGCCATGAAAGCTATAACGTTGTGTCCACAAGAGGACAGCTCAGAACTGCCGATAGTGTTCCCCCACTTCACAG ACAAGTTATCATAGTCCTAACGCAATTGGAAGGTAGCGGAGGTTTTTCAATAGCACATCGACTCACTCACCGACTAGCGAACAGTGGAAATTTGCACGATTGGGGACCACCCGATACCCAACATCATCCTCAAATAGATACTCAGGTCGAAGGTTTACACAGTCCTCGTTTAATCACGTGA
- the LOC127070477 gene encoding calpain-D-like isoform X1, translated as MGSIASVLQWHCSECALINPTESARCARCGLARIRSDDERATRLSRELSAKRGEPPPRRMRQLRRRKEGKDAEEEEEGEEGGEPDEEEGVSSSSSSSSSSSSSSSSSSSSSSSSSSSSSSGSLPPTPPPRLNFHRLGNNTTENHPQVDVHEDTITIREPTESLALRFFQRIDKDSSVSNVLKKRLRYSSWSGNICDKEPLKRSTSVPSLVTRWTCIRCLLDNSCSSTLVCAACDASFSIAQLDERQIGARKGKKLNQCKTKQEPNVKLLKNAVFGRLTKNLDAGYSITYTPSNAKRVYNKGMAQLTSISRSERGRNVREEWTLPTLETMDPTSLPYSDNAESSQRSPKRHSPSMYERVKSKVSRSLSNGSVVQKLSELVIQRPTSLVVSEAHQDDALWSCDNCTLDNAPGLEQCEACEAPRSPAPCSGVVISVPAWETRALSSAGPLSYRRSFSDVNSITNVTQRKTINRRSLNDEEPPAVPPHSIGFTSKPKYSYIGISEPDVPPPLPKKQSSKLGLLATKAHSEATSPVSDVASVSPLKRMWTCQKCSYAYNPLWSVACDICGSPRSPPSLTQPSLITVTKDGASCPMRVQSPIIVSRDSVRYIPPKSATLATAESDLDDQLDPPPSPVWTCKKCTLLNAASRTTCEACGGSKLKSIMHLEDATLRKGESWVCPSCTLRNPLSAQTCNACKTLADFLEVPKDNRIQGQRSPSPRLCQPANSKVVAQKYKNSVRRNGSSIADKRHSRSKDPSHTQWQCKLCTYENKSTNRTCEMCQSSKTLSEASGDRPRLIEAGTSTLTMQRQESVVMENLRQLEEREALEKWERIVRYCKETNEPFVDDSFPPAPKSLYYNPADTKDNHVVQWRRPHQINVDSSVDSKLPWAVFRTPLPSDISQGVLGNCWLLSALAVLAESDELVRRVLVMRETCPEGAYQVRLCKDGKWTTVLVDDLLPCDKRGHLVYSQAKRKQLWVPLIEKAVAKIHGCYEALVSGRAIEGLATLTGAPCESVPLQPSALPSEDELDKDLIWAQLLSSRQAMFLMGASCGGGNMKVDEEEYQRKGLRPRHAYSVLDVRDVQGIRLLRLRNPWGHYSWKGDWSDDSPIWTPQLREMLMPHGASDGVFWISFDDVLKYFDCIDICKTRVGWSEVRLRGTLPPLSSLRHLSCVLLTVLEPTETEFTLFQEGQRNSEKSQRSQLDLCVVVFRTRSPAAPEVGRLVEHSKRQVRGFVGCHKMLERDLYIVVCLAFNHWHTGMEDTSSYPEYVLAIHSSKRLLVEQISPPAFVLADAIISLTLAKGQRHEGREGMTAYYLTKGWAGLVVMVENRHVNKWIHVKCDCHESYNVVSTRGQLRTADSVPPLHRQVIIVLTQLEGSGGFSIAHRLTHRLANSGNLHDWGPPDTQHHPQIDTQVEGLHSPRLIT; from the exons ATGGGCTCGATCGCATCGGTGTTGCAATGGCATTGCTCGGAGTGCGCTCTGATAAATCCAACGGAGAGCGCGCGATGCGCCAGGTGCGGCCTGGCACGAATCAGGAGCGATGACGAGAGGGCGACTAGACTCAGCCGAGAGTTGAGCGCAAAGCGCGGGGAACCTCCTCCGCGCCGGATGAGACAGTTACGTCGTAGGAAAGAGGGGAAAGAcgcggaggaggaggaggaaggggaGGAGGGGGGAGAACCCGACGAAGAGGAAggtgtttcttcttcttcttcttcgtcgtcgtcgtcgtcgtcttcgtcatcgtcgtcgtcgtcatcgtcgtcgtcttcgtcgtcgtcgtcgtcgtcgggaTCGTTACCACCGACGCCACCACCAAGGCTCAATTTTCATAGGCTCGGTAACAATACCACCGAAAACCATCCACAGGTTGACGTCCACGAGGATACGATTACCATCCGCGAGCCCACCGAATCCCTCGCACTACGGTTTTTTCAACG CATTGATAAGGATTCGTCTGTATCCAATGTTCTTAAGAAGAGACTACGTTATAGTTCGTGGAGTGGGAATATCTGTGACAAAGAGCCGCTTAAACGATCCACTTCTGTACCTTCCCTAGTGACACGGTGGACCTGCATTCGTTGTTTGTTGGACAACAGTTGTAGCTCCACATTGGTTTGTGCAGCCTGTGATGCTAGTTTTTCTATAGCCCAGCTTGATGAAAGACAGATAGGAgcgaggaagggaaaaaaactTAATCAGTGTAAAACCAAACAAGAACCTAatgtaaaattgttaaaaaatgcAGTATTCGGACGTCTGACCAAAAATTTGGATGCTGGCTATAGTATAACGTATACTCCTTCTAATGCCAAGAGAGTTTATAACAAAG GTATGGCACAATTGACAAGTATAAGTCGcagtgaaagaggaagaaacgtaCGCGAGGAGTGGACATTACCTACGCTCGAAACGATGGATCCAACGTCGCTTCCCTACTCGGATAATGCGGAAAGTTCTCAACGTTCTCCTAAGCGTCACAGTCCTTCTATGTATGAAAGAGTTAAATCCAAAGTGAGTCGTTCTTTGTCTAATGGCTCCGTCGTACAAAAGCTCTCTGAACTCGTTATTCAAAGACCCACCAGCTTAGTAGTATCCGAAGCACATCAGGACGATGCCTTGTGGAGTTGCGATAATTGTACGCTCGATAACGCACCGGGATTGGAGCAATGCGAAGCGTGCGAAGCACCTAGAAGCCCAGCACCGTGCAGTGGTGTTGTTATCAGTGTTCCTGCTTGGGAGACACGCGCGTTGTCCTCGGCAGGTCCACTGTCTTATAGACGATCTTTCTCTGATGTCAATTCTATTACAAATGTGACTCAGAGGAAGACCATAAATCGTAGGAGTCTAAACGACGAAGAACCACCGGCGGTACCTCCACATTCCATTGGTTTCACCTCAAAACCAAAGTATTCTTATATAGGTATCAGCGAGCCTGATGTTCCACCACCATTGCCAAAGAAGCAAAGCAGCAAATTAGGTTTACTAGCCACCAAGGCACATAGCGAAGCTACCAGCCCTGTTAGTGATGTAGCCAGTGTGAGTCCTTTAAAACGTATGTGGACGTGTCAAAAGTGTTCTTATGCCTACAATCCTCTGTGGTCTGTGGCTTGCGATATTTGCGGTTCCCCTAGATCACCACCTTCTCTCACGCAACCTAGTTTAATAACTGTGACTAAGGATGGAGCTAGTTGTCCTATGCGAGTGCAGTCTCCTATTATAGTGTCACGAGACAGTGTCAGATATATCCCACCAAAATCGGCTACCTTGGCTACAGCAGAGTCTGATTTGGACGATCAGTTggatcctcctccttctccggTTTGGACTTGTAAGAAGTGTACATTACTTAACGCTGCTTCGCGAACTACGTGCGAAGCGTGTGGTGGCTCCAAACTTAAAAGCATAATGCACTTGGAGGATGCTACATTAAGAAAAGGGGAGAGTTGGGTATGCCCCTCGTGTACATTAAGGAATCCGCTATCAGCACAAACTTGTAATGCCTGTAAGACGTTAGCAGACTTTTTAGAAGTGCCCAAGGACAATAGAATTCAAGGACAAAGAAGTCCAAGTCCAAGACTTTGTCAACCAGCAAATTCAAAAGTTGTTgctcaaaaatataaaaattccgTACGAAGGAACGGTTCCTCGATAGCTGACAAAAGACATTCAAGATCCAAAGATCCGAGTCATACTCAA TGGCAATGTAAGCTGTGTACTTATGAAAATAAGAGTACAAACAGAACTTGCGAAATGTGCCAAAGCTCGAAGACCTTATCCGAAGCATCAGGGGATAGACCTAGACTTATCGAGGCTGGTACTAGTACACTTACGATGCAACGTCAGGAAAGTGTGGTAATGGAAAATTTAAGACAATTGGAGGAAAGAGAAGCACTAGAAAAATGGGAGCGTATAGTACGTTATTGTAAAGAG ACGAACGAGCCCTTCGTCGACGATTCATTTCCACCAGCTCCAAAATCTTTGTACTATAATCCCGCGGATACGAAAGATAATCACGTAGTTCAATGGAGAAGACCTCATCAAATTAACGTTGACTCGAGCGTCGACTCTAAACTGCCATGGGCTGTTTTTAGAACACCGTTGCCCTCAGATATTTCGCAAGGAGTTTTAGGAAATTGCTGGTTACTTTCAGCATTGGCCGTATTGGCAGAAAGCGACGAACTCGTAAGAAGGGTTCTCGTGATGAGAGAAACGTGTCCCGAAGGGGCTTATCAAGTTAGACTGTGTAAAGATGGAAAATGGACAACGGTATTGGTCGATGATCTCTTGCCTTGTGACAAAAGAGGTCACTTAGTATATTCACaggcaaaaagaaaacaacttTGGGTACCATTGATCGAAAAGGCCGTTGCTAAAATTCATGGTTGTTACGAAGCTTTGGTATCGGGTAGAGCTATTGAAGGTTTAGCTACGTTAACCGGCGCACCGTGCGAAAGCGTACCTTTGCAGCCTTCTGCATTACCAAGCGAAGATGAACTTGATAAGGATTTAATTTGGGCACAACTTTTGTCATCGAGACAAGCTATGTTTCTGATGGGTGCTAGCTGTGGTGGTGGTAATATGAAAGTCGACGAAGAAGAGTATCAAAGAAAAGGTTTAAGACCAAG GCACGCGTATTCCGTTCTCGACGTACGCGACGTTCAG GGAATACGTTTGTTGAGACTACGAAATCCCTGGGGTCATTACAGCTGGAAAGGAGATTGGTCCGACGATAGTCCTATATGGACTCCGCAATTACGAGAAATGTTAATGCCACACGGTGCTTCGGACGGCGTGTTTTGGATTTCCTTTGACGACgtgttaaaatatttcgattgcATAGATATATGCAAGACGAGAGTTGGTTGGAGCGAAGTTAGATTACGTGGTACGCTACCGCCTTTATCATCTCTTAGGCATTTATCGTGCGTATTGTTAACAGTATTAGAACCAACTGAGACTGAGTTCACACTATTCCAAGAGGGTCAAAG GAATTCTGAAAAGTCACAACGTTCTCAGTTAGATCTATGTGTGGTTGTATTTCGCACGCGGTCACCAGCAGCACCAGAAGTGGGGAGATTGGTAGAGCATAGTAAGCGGCAGGTACGAGGATTCGTTGGATGTCACAAAATGTTAGAAAGGGACTTGTATATAGTCGTATGTTTGGCATTTAATCATTGGCATACCGGTATGGAGGATACATCCAGCTATCCGGAGTATGTCCTCGCAATACATAGCTCTAAGAGACTTCTGGTAGAACAAATATCTCCTCCTGCGTTCGTATTGGCCGATGCGATTATAAGTTTAACGTTGGCGAAAGGACAGCGACACGag GGAAGAGAAGGTATGACGGCGTATTATTTAACCAAAGGATGGGCTGGTTTGGTGGTAATGGTGGAAAATCGTCATGTTAATAAATGGATACACGTAAAATGTGACTGCCATGAAAGCTATAACGTTGTGTCCACAAGAGGACAGCTCAGAACTGCCGATAGTGTTCCCCCACTTCACAG ACAAGTTATCATAGTCCTAACGCAATTGGAAGGTAGCGGAGGTTTTTCAATAGCACATCGACTCACTCACCGACTAGCGAACAGTGGAAATTTGCACGATTGGGGACCACCCGATACCCAACATCATCCTCAAATAGATACTCAGGTCGAAGGTTTACACAGTCCTCGTTTAATCACGTGA